The following proteins come from a genomic window of Flavobacterium crocinum:
- a CDS encoding GyrI-like domain-containing protein has protein sequence MEAKIKTAIEKKLIGKHIEMSFIENKTFQLWSSFMPKQKEITNKVDANLYSLEVFPLNYFDNFDSGRTFQKWAAVEVTDFNTIPDEMETLLIPNSLYAVFIHKGPASEGHKTYHTIFAEWLPNSEYTVDDRPHFAVMDEKYKKDDPDSEEEIWIPIKNRD, from the coding sequence ATGGAAGCAAAAATTAAAACCGCAATCGAAAAAAAATTAATCGGAAAACATATTGAAATGTCCTTTATTGAAAATAAAACGTTTCAATTGTGGAGTAGTTTTATGCCAAAGCAAAAAGAAATCACCAATAAAGTGGATGCCAATTTATATTCGCTTGAAGTATTTCCTTTAAACTATTTTGATAATTTTGATTCAGGCAGAACCTTTCAAAAATGGGCGGCTGTTGAAGTAACCGATTTCAATACCATTCCGGATGAAATGGAAACTTTGTTAATTCCAAATAGCTTGTATGCCGTTTTTATCCATAAAGGTCCCGCCAGTGAAGGACATAAAACCTATCATACTATTTTTGCAGAATGGCTGCCCAATTCAGAATATACTGTAGATGACAGACCACATTTTGCTGTAATGGACGAAAAATACAAAAAAGACGATCCTGATTCTGAAGAAGAAATCTGGATTCCTATAAAAAACAGAGATTAA